The proteins below are encoded in one region of Vulpes lagopus strain Blue_001 chromosome 10, ASM1834538v1, whole genome shotgun sequence:
- the FXYD6 gene encoding FXYD domain-containing ion transport regulator 6 isoform X2 translates to MEVALIFLCSMLAPTVLASAEQENEKDPFHYDYQTLRIGGLVFAVVLFSVGILLILSRRCKCSFNQKPRAPGDEEAQVENLITANATEPQKAEN, encoded by the exons ATGGAGGTGGCACTGATCTTTCTGTGCAGCATGCTGGCTCCCACCGTCCTGGCCAGTG CTGAGCAGGAGAATGAGAAGGACCCTTTCCATTATG ATTACCAGACGCTGAGGATTGGGGGCCTGGTGTTTGCCGTGGTGCTCTTCTCGGTGGGGATTCTCCTTATCCTGA GTCGCAGATGCAAGTGCAGTTTCAATCAGAAGCCCCG GGCTCCAGGGGATGAGGAGGCCCAGGTGGAGAACCTCATCACTGCAAATG caacgGAGCCCCAGAAAGCAGAGAACTGA
- the FXYD6 gene encoding FXYD domain-containing ion transport regulator 6 isoform X1 — MEVALIFLCSMLAPTVLASAAEQENEKDPFHYDYQTLRIGGLVFAVVLFSVGILLILSRRCKCSFNQKPRAPGDEEAQVENLITANATEPQKAEN, encoded by the exons ATGGAGGTGGCACTGATCTTTCTGTGCAGCATGCTGGCTCCCACCGTCCTGGCCAGTG caGCTGAGCAGGAGAATGAGAAGGACCCTTTCCATTATG ATTACCAGACGCTGAGGATTGGGGGCCTGGTGTTTGCCGTGGTGCTCTTCTCGGTGGGGATTCTCCTTATCCTGA GTCGCAGATGCAAGTGCAGTTTCAATCAGAAGCCCCG GGCTCCAGGGGATGAGGAGGCCCAGGTGGAGAACCTCATCACTGCAAATG caacgGAGCCCCAGAAAGCAGAGAACTGA